Genomic segment of Nostoc sp. TCL240-02:
AATTCGTAATTCGTAATTTGTAGTTATCAGAGTCAGGATATATGGCTCTAATTACTGGAAATAGCCAATTGCTAATTTTAAACCATTAGCAATTGGCTATTTGCCACGATCCACAACAAGTATTTTTCTAAGTTAGTGCTTCAGCACCACCTACAACCTCAAGGAGTTCTTGGGTAATTGCAGCTTGTCGGGCTTTGTTGTAAGACAATGTGAGGGTATTTATCAATTCACCCGCATTTTCACTGGCATTACTCATAGCTGTCATCCGCGCTGCTAGTTCACTAGCCGCAGATTCTTGCAGCGCCCGCAATAGCTGGTTACTCAGATACAGGGGCAACAGAGAATCGAGGATCTGTACTGGATCTTGCTCAAAAATCATGTCAGGAGCCAACGCGCGGACTTGGCTAGCCACTTTCTCCCGTTCTACTTCAAATTTACCGCCACGGGTTGTCAAGCGGAAGATTTCGTCATCACCCGCTTCTAGTCCTTGCGGATCGAGGGGCAGTAAGGTTTGGATTACAGGACGGGAGCTAACCAAGGAAAGAAATCTGGTGTAGATTAATTCGATGCGGTCTACTTCTTCCGAAAGGAATAAAGAAAGTAGTTGATCGGCAATCTGATTGGCTTCGGCTGCGGTGGGGATTTGTTCTAAGCCGCTATAGGTGGCATCAAT
This window contains:
- a CDS encoding F0F1 ATP synthase subunit gamma; translated protein: MANLKAIRDRIQSVKNTKKITEAMRLVAAARVRRAQEQVLATRPFADRLAQVLYGLQSRLRFEEANLPLLKKRQVKSVGLLVISGDRGLCGGYNNNVIRRAENRAKEIKAEGLNYQFVLVGRKATQYFQRRDQPIDATYSGLEQIPTAAEANQIADQLLSLFLSEEVDRIELIYTRFLSLVSSRPVIQTLLPLDPQGLEAGDDEIFRLTTRGGKFEVEREKVASQVRALAPDMIFEQDPVQILDSLLPLYLSNQLLRALQESAASELAARMTAMSNASENAGELINTLTLSYNKARQAAITQELLEVVGGAEALT